In Mycoplasmopsis phocirhinis, the DNA window TTTAACAGCAAAAGAATTGTTTTAATAAGTGAAAATCCTAGTTTTAATAATAACGAAAAAGATGAAATTTCACCTACAGGCTTTACTGAAATTGAAATTGATAAATCAGTTTTAAACAATAGAGAAACTAATTTAGCCTTAACTCAAAAAGCTTCACAACTTGACGAATTAAATCAAGTTATCGTTTGAAGAGGAAAATAATATTTTTAAAAATATTTAGCAAATTTTAACGTTGCTAGATATTTTTTTAGTTTTGCTTTAAATATTAGGTATATTAAATTTTGATTTTAATTAAACTTAATTTTTTTTATTTTAGTTTTTGCGCATTGATTACATATAAATACATCTTTTGCAATTTAAAAAATGAAAAAATAACCAAAAAAAACATTGTTTTAGCATTTTTTATATTTTTTTTAAAAAATCATATACAATGTTATTGTTAGTAGAAAGGAATTATGAATAAAAAATTTAACGAAAAAACATTTATTTTTTATGGAATAAATTATATTGTTGGGTTTGGTTTTATAGCAACAATTTCAAGTGTTATAAAAACAGGTCAATGAGGTATTTTAATTTTTGCTCTAACTGCGTTAATTGCTGGTGGAGTTATGTTAGCATTTGCTCGTGGGGCACAACTTTATGGCACCCAAATTGGTGGTTCATACGCATATGTTAAAGAAGCGTTTCCAAAAGCTAGACCTGTCTGGTTTGCAAATGGTTGGAATCAATTTATGCAAGCTCCACTGTTTTCAGCAACAACGCCTTTGTTTTTTTCTGGAATTGCGTCGTTATTTATTAAATCACAACAGTATCAACTATTGATGCAATTTGGTTCTTTGGCCTTTTTTGTAATTTTAACAATTATTTCAGCAATGAGTTTGAATGTGTCAAAAAAGGTTATAACAGCCACTGCTATTGTTAAATGAATAGGAATAGCAATAATGTTTGTGGGAATTATTTATTTAGCAATAAGAAATCCTCACATTCAACTTTTAGATAAAAAAAATCTAACTAAAGTTTCACCTTATATTTTAATTACATCAATTTTGAATTTTATTTACTCTTATGGGGGAGTAGAAGGATTGGCTGGATTATCTAGCGAAGTTAATACAAAAAATTTTAGACGAATTCTTTTAAGTTTATTTGGTATTATCATTGCTATTTATACAGTGTTTTACATTATTTTCAATTTTGTTCCTCAAATTGAAACTAATAACTCAAATTTTGTTGCAGCACTATTACATAGAGCCTTTGGTATTTCAGGTTTAATCGTGTTTGCAATATCATTATTATTTAGACAAATAACTTCAACAGTTTTTTCAATGGTATATTACGCTAAGACAGTTGTGCCTTTAGCTCAAGATGGTTTTTTACCATACAGT includes these proteins:
- a CDS encoding APC family permease; translated protein: MNKKFNEKTFIFYGINYIVGFGFIATISSVIKTGQWGILIFALTALIAGGVMLAFARGAQLYGTQIGGSYAYVKEAFPKARPVWFANGWNQFMQAPLFSATTPLFFSGIASLFIKSQQYQLLMQFGSLAFFVILTIISAMSLNVSKKVITATAIVKWIGIAIMFVGIIYLAIRNPHIQLLDKKNLTKVSPYILITSILNFIYSYGGVEGLAGLSSEVNTKNFRRILLSLFGIIIAIYTVFYIIFNFVPQIETNNSNFVAALLHRAFGISGLIVFAISLLFRQITSTVFSMVYYAKTVVPLAQDGFLPYSLAKRDKNGTHRNATIFVTIITVLAMIVFSIIPSLFNVSDRFGTILQAGNLVFFIQYLFAVIAILTISFKNKELKIPMWERIIYIIVATLIAFIALVTLFPPIVGENYDASSIIIISSYLGFVVLGFVVWGIFYAYDKKVSTKRYLTNLNSAKNSFTSNDSSYKLFENVIYTTDYVKLPQLSQNDNLYMLYLKDLENLSPEKAMKQLKTIQNFNFIESHKSVVVVQDFKQFKYKNEFKSFLDKQQTNNLQWVIVEK